In Caldicellulosiruptor obsidiansis OB47, a single window of DNA contains:
- the gltX gene encoding glutamate--tRNA ligase: MVRVRFAPSPTGQLHIGGARTALFNYLFAKKHNGKFILRIEDTDLERSREEWAEGIMRSLRWLGIEWDEGPDIGGEFGPYFQSQRKEIYLEYIQKLLEEGKAYYCFCTQEEIEREREIARQQKIPYKYSKKCRNISLEEAKKRIENGEKAVVRIKAPVEGTTVVHDIIRGDVEFSNDQLDDFIILKSDGNPTYNFVCVIDDYLMKISHVIRAEEHLSNTPKQLIIYEALNIQPPQFAHVPMILAPDRSKLSKRHGATSVEEFFENGYLKEAIVNYLLLLGWSPGEDKTIISLDEAIQKFELEKISKNAAIYDINKLTWINGYYLKEIDIDDLYERMKYFYSKVGIEITSFDKEYVKSVLKLVREKVKTLVEVVSASIYFFDSNYEYEQKGVEKYFTPDNLKNLQLLLDDLKNIKPFSAEEIEKLVRRKAEELNTKAANIIHTIRMCISGRTVTPGLFEMMEVLGKDEVINRIEKTLKIFS; encoded by the coding sequence ATGGTAAGAGTTAGATTTGCACCAAGTCCGACCGGTCAGCTTCACATAGGCGGTGCAAGAACAGCACTTTTTAACTACCTATTTGCCAAAAAACACAATGGAAAATTTATTTTGCGTATAGAAGACACCGATTTAGAAAGGTCAAGGGAAGAATGGGCAGAAGGTATTATGAGAAGCTTGAGATGGCTTGGAATTGAATGGGATGAAGGTCCTGATATTGGCGGTGAATTTGGCCCGTACTTTCAATCTCAGAGAAAGGAAATTTATCTTGAGTACATTCAAAAGCTTTTAGAAGAAGGAAAGGCTTATTACTGTTTTTGTACACAGGAAGAGATAGAAAGAGAAAGAGAAATTGCAAGGCAGCAAAAGATACCGTACAAGTACAGCAAAAAGTGCAGGAACATCAGTTTAGAAGAAGCAAAAAAGAGAATCGAAAACGGTGAAAAGGCAGTTGTTAGAATAAAAGCACCGGTAGAAGGAACAACAGTTGTGCATGATATCATTCGTGGAGATGTTGAATTTTCAAATGACCAGTTAGATGACTTTATAATCTTAAAGTCTGATGGAAATCCAACATACAACTTTGTTTGTGTAATTGATGATTATCTTATGAAAATATCGCATGTTATAAGGGCTGAAGAGCATCTTTCGAACACCCCAAAACAGCTAATAATATATGAAGCTTTAAATATTCAGCCACCGCAGTTTGCACATGTTCCCATGATTCTGGCACCTGACAGAAGCAAGCTGAGCAAAAGACACGGTGCAACTTCAGTTGAAGAGTTTTTCGAGAATGGATACTTAAAAGAAGCAATTGTCAATTATCTTTTACTTCTTGGTTGGTCGCCTGGAGAAGACAAAACTATCATAAGTCTTGACGAAGCAATACAGAAATTTGAACTTGAAAAGATTTCAAAAAATGCAGCTATTTATGATATAAATAAGCTGACATGGATAAATGGATATTACCTGAAAGAAATAGATATTGACGACTTATATGAAAGAATGAAATATTTTTATTCAAAAGTGGGAATTGAAATAACTTCGTTTGATAAAGAATATGTAAAGTCTGTTTTAAAGCTTGTGCGTGAAAAAGTCAAAACACTTGTTGAGGTAGTTAGTGCAAGCATTTACTTTTTTGATTCTAATTATGAATACGAACAAAAGGGTGTGGAAAAATACTTCACTCCTGATAACCTTAAAAATCTTCAACTTCTTCTTGATGACCTGAAAAATATAAAGCCTTTCTCAGCAGAAGAAATTGAAAAGCTTGTGAGAAGAAAGGCTGAAGAGCTGAACACAAAAGCTGCAAATATAATTCATACAATAAGAATGTGCATAAGCGGAAGAACTGTAACACCTGGTCTTTTCGAGATGATGGAAGTTCTCGGTAAAGATGAAGTAATAAATAGAATAGAAAAAACACTTAAAATATTTTCATAA
- the galE gene encoding UDP-glucose 4-epimerase GalE translates to MILVTGGAGYIGSHMVWLLLEKGYDVVVVDNLEKGHRKAVLGGKFYSGDLKDKEFLENVFAENDISAVIHFAASSLVGESVQNPIKYYYNNVYGTLNLVETMIKHNVKKLVFSSTAAVYGEPENIPILEEDKTEPTNPYGETKLAIEKMLKWMDVAYGLKFVSLRYFNVAGSHPDGIIGEDHNPETHLIPIVLQTALGIREKVIVYGNDYNTKDGTCIRDYIHVVDLCDAHLKAMEYLEKYDKSGIFNLGNGMGFSVMEVIEKASEVVGKKIPYEIGPRRAGDPSILVASSQKAQELLGWQQKYNSLETIISTAWKWHSTHPHGYEE, encoded by the coding sequence ATGATTTTGGTTACAGGTGGAGCAGGGTACATTGGAAGCCATATGGTTTGGCTTTTGCTTGAAAAAGGATATGATGTGGTGGTTGTTGACAATCTTGAAAAAGGTCACAGGAAAGCAGTTTTAGGTGGAAAGTTCTATAGTGGTGATCTTAAAGACAAAGAGTTTTTGGAAAATGTGTTTGCGGAAAATGACATCTCAGCAGTCATCCATTTTGCTGCCTCTTCTTTGGTGGGAGAGAGCGTTCAGAATCCTATAAAGTATTACTACAACAACGTTTATGGTACTCTAAATCTTGTTGAAACAATGATAAAACACAATGTAAAAAAACTGGTGTTTTCTTCAACAGCAGCCGTCTATGGAGAACCAGAGAACATCCCTATACTTGAAGAGGACAAAACAGAGCCTACAAACCCTTATGGTGAGACAAAACTTGCAATTGAAAAAATGTTAAAATGGATGGATGTTGCCTATGGGCTAAAATTTGTGTCCCTGAGGTATTTCAATGTTGCAGGTAGCCACCCCGACGGGATTATTGGAGAAGACCATAATCCTGAGACACACCTTATTCCCATAGTACTTCAAACAGCGCTTGGTATTCGTGAAAAGGTTATTGTATATGGCAATGATTACAATACCAAAGATGGCACTTGTATAAGGGACTACATCCATGTTGTTGACCTTTGCGATGCGCATCTAAAGGCTATGGAGTATTTAGAGAAGTACGATAAAAGTGGGATATTTAATCTGGGAAATGGGATGGGATTTTCTGTAATGGAAGTAATCGAAAAGGCAAGCGAAGTTGTTGGCAAGAAAATCCCATATGAAATTGGACCAAGACGAGCAGGCGATCCTTCAATTTTGGTTGCATCATCACAGAAGGCTCAGGAACTTCTTGGGTGGCAGCAGAAATATAATAGTTTGGAGACAATAATTTCTACAGCGTGGAAATGGCATTCAACTCATCCCCATGGATATGAAGAATAA
- a CDS encoding galactokinase — MKIEELLKIFKEVYGEGKEPIRCFFSSGRVNLIGEHTDYNGGYVFPAALNVGTTVLARKRNDKKICLYATDLKELVETDIDKIDEYKNIRWGNYQLGVIKELKEAGYEVGGLDMLFHDTVPHGAGLSSSAAIECATGIAVYSLFNSKPLNKIELSFICQKAENRFVGVNCGIMDQFASSLGKKDHAIFLNTRTMEYKYVPLKLGDYKIVISNTNKKRSLADSKYNERRLECEKGLELLKKELSISCLGELDVETFEKYKNLIDDEIILKRVRHVVYEDDRVLKSIDVLQKGDLEAFGKLMIQSHISLRDDYEVTGLELDTLFDEALKIEGVIGSRMTGAGFGGCTVSIVHKDAIEEFVRKVGENYYTKTGLVADFYTFEIDDGAREIEI; from the coding sequence ATGAAGATTGAAGAGCTTTTGAAGATATTCAAGGAGGTTTATGGTGAAGGCAAAGAGCCTATCAGGTGCTTTTTTTCAAGCGGAAGAGTAAACCTAATTGGTGAGCACACAGACTACAACGGCGGGTATGTTTTCCCTGCAGCACTCAATGTTGGTACCACTGTTCTTGCCCGAAAAAGAAACGACAAAAAAATTTGCTTGTATGCAACAGACCTAAAAGAGCTTGTTGAAACAGACATCGATAAGATTGATGAGTATAAAAATATCAGGTGGGGAAACTATCAGCTTGGTGTTATAAAAGAGCTAAAAGAGGCAGGATATGAAGTTGGAGGTCTTGACATGCTCTTTCACGACACTGTACCGCACGGAGCAGGGCTTTCATCATCTGCTGCGATTGAGTGTGCAACTGGAATTGCAGTTTACTCACTCTTCAATAGCAAGCCACTTAACAAAATTGAACTTAGCTTTATATGTCAGAAGGCTGAGAACAGGTTTGTGGGGGTAAACTGTGGTATTATGGACCAGTTTGCTTCAAGTCTTGGGAAAAAAGACCATGCCATTTTTCTCAACACACGCACTATGGAGTACAAGTATGTACCTTTAAAACTTGGTGATTACAAGATTGTGATCAGCAACACTAACAAGAAAAGAAGTCTTGCAGACTCAAAATACAATGAAAGAAGACTAGAGTGCGAAAAAGGGCTTGAACTTTTGAAAAAAGAACTTAGCATTTCGTGCCTTGGTGAGCTTGACGTTGAGACGTTTGAAAAATATAAAAATTTGATTGATGATGAAATAATTCTAAAAAGGGTAAGACATGTTGTATACGAAGACGACAGAGTTTTAAAATCCATTGACGTTTTGCAAAAAGGAGACCTTGAAGCTTTTGGCAAGCTTATGATACAATCTCATATATCGCTAAGAGATGACTATGAGGTAACAGGACTTGAGCTTGACACACTTTTTGATGAGGCTTTAAAGATAGAAGGGGTAATTGGCTCAAGAATGACAGGTGCTGGTTTTGGTGGCTGCACAGTCTCAATTGTTCATAAAGATGCTATAGAAGAGTTTGTAAGAAAAGTAGGGGAAAATTACTATACAAAAACAGGGCTTGTGGCAGATTTTTATACATTTGAAATTGACGATGGGGCAAGGGAAATAGAGATTTAA
- the galT gene encoding galactose-1-phosphate uridylyltransferase, with protein sequence MAELRWNPLLRDWVMIASHRQERPQMPKDWCPFCPGSGKVPDNYDVLEYDNDFPALMQNPPQPDDVTTSFYKVAPAYGKCEVILYSPNHTITLPELEVSHIRKLVDLWVERFETLKKDKNIKFIFIFENRGEVVGVTMPHPHGQIYGYSWIPLKILRELESAKMHYEQHGECLICRIDREEKEFKKRIIIENDHFVTYLPFFTEYPYGVFISPKRHVGVISDLTEEEKDSFAKMLKETTGTLDSLFDYQFPYMMCMHQLPVNVDEDYSKFYHFHVEFYPPMRSKDKQKFNASSETGAWAPCNTTSPEEKAEELRQAYKRFMEKMQGGDRK encoded by the coding sequence ATGGCAGAACTCAGATGGAATCCTCTTTTGCGTGACTGGGTAATGATTGCATCGCACAGACAGGAAAGACCTCAGATGCCCAAAGACTGGTGCCCGTTTTGTCCTGGCTCTGGAAAAGTTCCAGATAATTATGATGTTTTAGAGTATGACAACGACTTTCCAGCCCTTATGCAAAATCCGCCACAGCCAGATGATGTTACAACATCTTTTTATAAGGTTGCACCTGCGTACGGCAAGTGTGAGGTGATTTTATACTCTCCAAATCACACGATAACACTGCCCGAGCTTGAGGTCTCTCATATAAGAAAGCTTGTGGACCTGTGGGTTGAGAGATTTGAAACTCTAAAGAAAGATAAAAACATAAAGTTTATATTCATCTTTGAAAACAGAGGCGAGGTAGTGGGTGTTACAATGCCGCATCCACATGGTCAGATATATGGATATTCATGGATACCACTAAAAATCTTGCGTGAACTTGAAAGTGCTAAGATGCACTATGAGCAGCATGGTGAGTGTTTAATCTGCAGGATTGACAGGGAAGAGAAGGAGTTTAAAAAGAGAATAATTATAGAAAACGACCATTTTGTAACATACCTGCCTTTCTTTACTGAATACCCTTATGGTGTATTTATATCTCCAAAGCGACATGTTGGTGTTATTTCTGACCTTACAGAAGAAGAAAAAGACAGCTTTGCAAAGATGTTAAAAGAGACTACAGGAACGCTGGACAGTCTTTTTGACTATCAATTCCCGTACATGATGTGTATGCATCAGCTCCCTGTCAATGTCGATGAGGACTATTCTAAATTTTACCATTTTCATGTAGAGTTTTACCCGCCCATGCGGTCAAAAGACAAGCAAAAGTTCAATGCATCGAGTGAAACAGGGGCATGGGCACCGTGTAACACCACCTCACCCGAGGAAAAGGCAGAAGAGCTGAGACAGGCTTATAAAAGATTTATGGAAAAGATGCAAGGAGGAGACAGGAAATGA
- a CDS encoding PocR ligand-binding domain-containing protein, translating to MDFKEIIKYDDLISVLDNFSYITGISANFLTADNKWVENKKKGTCEFCTIMKNYYKNGEACRESDLNGAQTAQKKKGIHVYRCHMGLIEAVIPLFFNTSYIGSLFIGQILLEPPSEKMWEQIAKKLDGQPVDIQRARESFFKLTFIDQEKLKSVLDMMHIVAKYIIDSEMIRISSLSSIERIIEYIKNHYMEEITLDDLAKMVYLSPTYLSYLFKKQLGVTFKEYLINIRLKKSKELIETTDLPIGEISKLVGIEDQNYFSRLFKRKYGVSPMNYKKDKYIYDTSKKNANT from the coding sequence ATGGATTTTAAAGAGATTATCAAGTACGACGATTTGATTTCGGTTTTAGACAACTTTTCTTACATCACAGGAATCTCAGCAAACTTTTTGACAGCTGACAACAAATGGGTTGAGAATAAAAAGAAAGGCACGTGCGAGTTCTGCACCATCATGAAAAACTATTACAAAAATGGTGAAGCGTGCAGGGAATCTGATTTGAACGGTGCACAGACTGCTCAAAAGAAAAAGGGCATACATGTTTACAGATGTCACATGGGGCTTATTGAGGCTGTTATTCCTCTGTTTTTCAACACAAGCTATATAGGTTCACTTTTTATTGGTCAGATTCTTTTAGAGCCGCCATCAGAAAAGATGTGGGAACAAATTGCAAAAAAATTAGATGGTCAGCCAGTTGATATACAAAGAGCAAGAGAGAGCTTTTTCAAGCTTACCTTCATCGACCAGGAAAAACTTAAAAGTGTACTTGATATGATGCATATTGTAGCGAAATATATTATAGATTCTGAGATGATAAGAATTTCTTCACTTTCTTCAATTGAAAGAATAATTGAATACATCAAGAATCATTACATGGAAGAGATAACACTTGATGATTTGGCTAAAATGGTGTACTTGTCACCAACTTACTTGAGTTATCTTTTTAAAAAGCAGCTTGGTGTGACGTTCAAGGAATACCTCATCAATATAAGGCTAAAAAAATCTAAGGAGCTAATAGAAACAACAGACCTTCCGATTGGAGAGATATCAAAACTGGTAGGGATAGAAGACCAGAACTATTTTAGTAGGCTTTTTAAAAGAAAATATGGAGTGTCTCCGATGAATTACAAGAAAGATAAATATATTTACGATACATCTAAAAAAAATGCTAATACATAG
- a CDS encoding DUF523 domain-containing protein, whose product MMYALISSCLIGLNTKYNGTNNLREEVVERLKNEYILIPICPEQLGGLPTPRNPCEIKDGRVIDTTGRDFTDNFYKGAIEALKLAKFFGAEIAFLKSKSPSCGCGKIYDGSFSGKLVEGSGITAAIFMQNGIKVVCID is encoded by the coding sequence ATGATGTATGCACTTATCAGCAGCTGCCTTATAGGTCTTAACACAAAATATAATGGGACAAACAATTTGAGAGAAGAAGTTGTTGAAAGATTGAAAAATGAGTACATTCTTATTCCCATTTGTCCTGAACAGCTTGGTGGACTTCCAACACCACGAAATCCATGTGAGATAAAAGATGGCAGGGTTATAGATACAACAGGTAGGGATTTTACCGATAATTTTTATAAAGGTGCTATAGAGGCTTTAAAGCTTGCAAAGTTTTTCGGTGCAGAGATTGCATTTTTGAAGTCTAAAAGTCCTTCTTGTGGTTGTGGCAAAATCTATGATGGAAGCTTTTCAGGAAAACTGGTTGAAGGAAGCGGCATCACAGCAGCTATTTTCATGCAAAATGGTATCAAAGTGGTCTGTATTGATTAA
- the yihA gene encoding ribosome biogenesis GTP-binding protein YihA/YsxC, with amino-acid sequence MKINLSNARLEKVAVKKEDYPPIKMPEMCICGRSNVGKSSFINAVFKDKLAKVGSTPGKTRTINFFNIDDKFRVVDLPGYGYAEVSKEEKRRWRKMIEEYLLERQELKLSVLLLDSRHLPTEDDKIMLSFFDKKEIPIMIVLTKCDKLSNNELTKNTELISKELGIEKELFYQFSAKSGMGVKQVQYAIIKFMEEAILQEKGKK; translated from the coding sequence TTGAAAATCAATCTTTCCAATGCAAGGCTTGAAAAGGTTGCTGTGAAAAAAGAAGACTATCCGCCGATTAAAATGCCAGAGATGTGCATATGCGGAAGATCAAACGTGGGGAAATCTTCTTTTATAAATGCCGTGTTCAAAGACAAACTTGCAAAGGTTGGGTCAACACCGGGTAAAACCCGAACAATCAATTTTTTCAATATAGACGATAAGTTCAGGGTTGTGGATCTTCCAGGTTATGGTTATGCTGAGGTTTCGAAAGAAGAAAAACGAAGATGGAGAAAAATGATTGAAGAGTACCTGCTTGAAAGGCAGGAACTAAAACTTTCTGTTTTGCTTTTAGATTCAAGACATCTTCCTACAGAAGATGATAAAATAATGCTAAGCTTTTTTGACAAAAAAGAAATTCCTATCATGATTGTACTAACAAAGTGTGATAAACTTTCAAATAATGAACTTACAAAAAATACAGAACTTATTTCAAAAGAACTAGGGATTGAAAAGGAACTGTTTTACCAATTTTCTGCTAAGTCTGGCATGGGAGTAAAGCAGGTCCAGTATGCCATAATTAAGTTTATGGAAGAGGCAATATTGCAGGAGAAGGGTAAAAAATGA
- the lon gene encoding endopeptidase La, whose product MSSTVSTRTIPVIPLRGLVVFPYMMLHFDVGRQISLKALEQAMENDQLVLLVAQKDPKQEEPEPDDMHQFGTIVKIKQMLKLPGETSRILVEGLYRARVLRYLSTDPYFLVEVEEYKESEAKLEDDPELEALIRNVVGAFEEFARLTNKIPPDAILSVTTIQSPDQLADVIAANVIVKLEDKQLLLEKVDLKERLVKLYEMILKEKEIIEIERKIAIKVKKQIDKTQKEYYLREQLKAIQSELGEKDSLFSEAQEYREQIKKLGLSEESLQKVFKEIDRLEKLPPNSPEVGVIRTYLDWVVDLPWNVRSDEKIDINVVKNVLDEDHYGLTKVKERILEYIAVRKLKNDMKGPILCLVGPPGVGKTSIAKSIARALNRNYVRISLGGLRDEAEIRGHRKTYVGAMPGRIIYALRQAKTKNPLILLDEIDKMSHDFRGDPASALLEVLDSEQNFAFRDHYIEIPFDLSEVMFIATANTLETIPRPLLDRLEVIEITGYTEEEKLEIAKRYLLPKQMEQNGLKKSQLRCDPEAIKDIITFYTRESGVRNLEREIARLCRRVAKEILEENKKMVRVTKKNLEKYLGARKYRRDELIEQDRVGIVTGLAWTPFGGETLYVEALVMPGSGKLELTGQLGDIMKESAKAAVSIIRSRAKELGIDENFYKDCDIHIHVPEGAIPKDGPSAGVTMATAMVSALSQRKVRYDVAMTGEITLSGRVLPIGGVKEKVLAAKRVGIKNVILPFENKKDVDELEDYVKKDMNFIFVKTIDEVFDIAIVK is encoded by the coding sequence TTGAGCAGCACAGTATCTACAAGGACAATACCAGTGATTCCTCTGCGTGGACTTGTAGTTTTTCCATACATGATGCTTCACTTTGATGTTGGGAGACAGATTTCTCTCAAAGCCCTCGAACAGGCGATGGAGAATGATCAGCTTGTTTTGCTTGTTGCCCAGAAAGATCCCAAACAGGAAGAACCAGAGCCAGATGACATGCATCAATTTGGAACAATTGTAAAGATTAAACAAATGCTAAAACTTCCAGGGGAGACCTCAAGAATACTTGTTGAAGGTCTCTACAGAGCACGGGTATTAAGATATTTGTCAACAGACCCCTATTTTTTAGTTGAGGTTGAAGAATATAAAGAAAGTGAAGCCAAATTAGAAGATGACCCTGAATTAGAGGCGCTTATAAGGAATGTGGTTGGAGCATTTGAAGAGTTTGCAAGACTTACAAACAAAATTCCCCCTGATGCTATTTTGTCTGTCACTACAATTCAAAGCCCTGACCAGCTTGCAGATGTTATAGCTGCAAATGTTATTGTGAAACTTGAAGATAAACAGCTTTTGCTTGAAAAGGTAGATTTGAAAGAAAGACTTGTAAAGCTATATGAGATGATATTAAAAGAAAAAGAAATAATTGAAATTGAGAGAAAGATTGCTATCAAAGTAAAAAAACAGATTGATAAAACCCAAAAAGAATATTATTTGAGAGAGCAATTAAAGGCAATCCAGAGCGAACTTGGGGAAAAAGACAGCCTTTTTTCTGAAGCCCAGGAATATAGAGAACAGATAAAAAAGTTAGGACTAAGTGAGGAAAGTCTTCAAAAGGTGTTCAAAGAAATAGACAGGCTTGAGAAATTGCCTCCAAACTCGCCCGAGGTGGGGGTTATAAGAACATATCTTGACTGGGTTGTTGATCTTCCATGGAATGTAAGAAGTGATGAGAAGATTGATATAAATGTGGTCAAAAATGTGCTTGATGAGGACCACTATGGGCTTACAAAAGTAAAAGAAAGGATACTTGAGTATATTGCTGTAAGGAAACTAAAAAACGACATGAAAGGACCTATTTTATGTCTGGTAGGACCACCTGGTGTTGGGAAGACATCAATTGCAAAGTCGATAGCACGTGCACTTAACAGAAATTATGTAAGAATTTCGCTTGGGGGTCTTCGGGATGAAGCAGAAATACGAGGACACAGGAAAACCTATGTTGGTGCAATGCCAGGAAGAATAATTTATGCTCTTCGTCAGGCAAAGACAAAAAACCCTCTTATACTTTTGGATGAGATTGACAAGATGTCGCACGATTTTAGAGGGGACCCTGCATCTGCACTTTTAGAGGTCTTGGACAGTGAACAGAACTTTGCATTCCGCGACCATTATATTGAAATTCCGTTTGATTTGTCTGAGGTAATGTTCATTGCAACAGCAAACACACTTGAGACAATTCCAAGACCTCTACTTGACAGGCTTGAAGTGATAGAGATTACAGGGTATACTGAAGAAGAAAAGCTTGAAATAGCAAAGAGATATCTTTTGCCAAAGCAAATGGAACAAAACGGGCTTAAAAAATCTCAGTTAAGATGCGACCCGGAAGCTATTAAAGATATCATAACATTTTACACGAGAGAATCTGGTGTGAGAAATTTAGAAAGAGAAATTGCAAGGCTTTGCCGACGTGTTGCAAAAGAAATCTTAGAAGAAAATAAGAAGATGGTAAGAGTCACTAAAAAGAATTTGGAAAAGTATTTGGGTGCGCGAAAGTACAGAAGAGATGAGTTGATTGAACAAGACAGGGTAGGAATTGTAACAGGTCTTGCATGGACGCCTTTTGGCGGTGAGACGCTCTATGTCGAAGCGCTTGTGATGCCAGGGTCCGGCAAATTAGAGCTCACAGGCCAGCTTGGAGATATTATGAAAGAGTCGGCAAAGGCCGCTGTGAGCATTATAAGGTCAAGGGCCAAGGAGCTTGGGATTGACGAGAACTTTTATAAAGACTGCGATATTCACATTCATGTTCCGGAAGGTGCTATTCCAAAAGATGGGCCGTCTGCTGGAGTGACAATGGCAACTGCAATGGTTTCAGCACTGTCACAGAGAAAAGTAAGGTACGACGTTGCTATGACAGGTGAGATTACTTTGAGCGGCAGAGTACTTCCAATTGGCGGGGTAAAAGAGAAGGTTTTAGCAGCAAAAAGAGTGGGTATTAAAAATGTTATCCTGCCTTTTGAAAACAAAAAGGATGTGGATGAACTTGAAGACTATGTGAAGAAAGATATGAACTTTATATTTGTAAAGACAATTGATGAGGTATTTGATATTGCAATTGTAAAGTAA
- a CDS encoding glycerol-3-phosphate responsive antiterminator, which yields MENLIDKLIQNPIIPAIRDKAILEYAINSECKIIFLLHSSILTIKDEINMIKQKNKIVFVHIDLIEGVGKDEKGIEFIINCGADGIISTRQNLINYAAFLSVPCVQRIFLIDSQSITSGLKIIENSKPTLIEVLPGVIPKAIQRLAISTTVPIIAGGMIETKEEIIHALSSGAVAISTSKPELFSII from the coding sequence ATGGAAAACTTGATAGACAAACTTATTCAAAATCCTATTATACCAGCTATAAGAGACAAAGCAATACTCGAATATGCAATAAATTCTGAGTGCAAAATCATTTTTCTTCTTCACTCTTCTATTTTAACCATAAAAGATGAAATTAATATGATAAAACAGAAAAACAAAATAGTTTTCGTCCATATAGACCTAATTGAGGGTGTTGGAAAAGACGAAAAAGGGATTGAATTTATAATAAACTGCGGTGCTGATGGTATTATATCAACAAGACAAAACTTAATCAACTATGCTGCTTTTCTTTCTGTACCTTGCGTTCAAAGAATATTTTTGATAGACTCGCAGTCCATAACCTCCGGTCTTAAAATAATAGAAAATTCCAAACCCACACTAATCGAAGTTTTACCTGGTGTAATACCAAAAGCAATACAAAGGTTGGCTATTTCAACCACAGTTCCAATCATTGCAGGAGGTATGATTGAGACAAAAGAAGAGATAATCCATGCTCTGTCTTCAGGTGCTGTAGCAATCTCAACAAGCAAACCTGAGCTTTTTTCAATCATCTGA
- a CDS encoding DUF1667 domain-containing protein, with product MQKNKVTCILCPRGCTIERNVQGEKIELNGFGCKKGLEWAKEEFTNPKRILTTTVHVKDGEVEFVPVRTKIPIPKDKIFEAILILKNIEISAPVEIESVIMKNILDTGADVIATRRVSKKNSSDD from the coding sequence ATGCAGAAAAATAAAGTCACATGCATTCTTTGTCCAAGAGGTTGCACGATTGAAAGAAATGTACAAGGTGAGAAAATTGAATTAAATGGTTTTGGGTGTAAAAAAGGACTTGAATGGGCAAAAGAGGAGTTTACAAACCCTAAAAGAATTCTTACAACCACAGTCCATGTTAAAGATGGTGAGGTAGAGTTTGTGCCTGTTAGAACTAAAATTCCCATTCCAAAAGATAAAATTTTTGAAGCCATTTTGATTTTAAAAAACATAGAGATATCAGCACCAGTTGAAATAGAGAGTGTGATTATGAAAAATATTCTTGATACTGGTGCTGATGTTATTGCAACAAGAAGGGTTAGCAAAAAAAACTCGTCAGATGATTGA